The following proteins are co-located in the Triticum aestivum cultivar Chinese Spring chromosome 1A, IWGSC CS RefSeq v2.1, whole genome shotgun sequence genome:
- the LOC123188981 gene encoding uncharacterized protein isoform X2, translated as MLATPSMAPDPLNNASNSSYMLLRVLFFRLVLGLQVESSLSMEIISFWLWFQQGNGQVGYLRHIYSLGDNHFRAIVSSAKLLLEVLHFAFGGSEARSIPRSDFQNQAIEGISLYLNTICYEALEDLRERIEMNFVRNQMTYLRQEAYGQSRTDRVPAASLMTDLYQEAYGESSHEQIPNISMTDLYQEAYGESSHEQIPNISMTDLYQEANGESSHEQIPNSSKHLLTKIKALYSNNPKHHGEGTSSRNIRVQTSQMCHGEGSSSRNIHPQTSRMFHHDTEDEVYDYQPTSHLVTLLDKLSLRENHNDAITQRLSDVPPDERTLFVTFSNGYPLTKDELHEFFMSSGGPWLRATASTPQTYSALASGLHRTRYHQGCRL; from the exons ATGCTTGCCACACCTTCCATGGCACCAGATCCACTGAATAATGCTTCAAATTCTTCCTATATGCTACTTCGAGTGTTGTTCTTTCGTTTGGTCCTTGGTCTTCAAGTTGAGTCTTCCCTTTCCATGGAGATAATTTCCTTTTGGTTGTGGTTCCAACAAGGGAATGGCCAAGTTGGTTACCTTCGGCACATATACTCTCTTGGTGACAACCATTTTCGCGCAATTGTTTCTTCTGCAAAACTTTTGCTGGAAGTTCTCCATTTTGCGTTCGGTGGTTCAGAGGCCAGATCTATACCAAGAAGTGACTTTCAGAACCAAGCTATTGAAGGAATTTCTCTCTACCTCAATACTATCTGTTATGAGGCCTTAGAAGATCTTCGAGAAAGGATAGAGATGAATTTTGTCCGTAATCAGATGACATACCTGCGCCAAGAAGCCTATGGACAGTCCAGGACTGATCGGGTTCCTGCTGCAAGCTTG ATGACGGATCTATACCAAGAGGCCTATGGAGAATCATCGCATGAACAAATTCCTAATATCTCA ATGACAGATCTATACCAAGAGGCCTATGGAGAATCATCGCATGAACAGATTCCTAATATCTCA ATGACAGATCTATACCAAGAGGCCAATGGAGAATCATCGCATGAACAGATTCCTAATAGCTCG AAACACCTTCTTACCAAGATCAAGGCTTTGTATTCTAACAATCCGAAGCATCATGGAGAAGGCACAAGTTCTAGAAATATCCGTGTTCAAACAAGTCAAATGTGTCATGGAGAAGGCTCAAGTTCAAGAAATATCCATCCTCAAACGAGTCGTATGTTCCACCATGATACAGAGGACGAAGTATATGATTATCAGCCAACCTCCCATTTGGTCACATTGCTGGATAAGTTGAGCTTAAGAGAGAACCATAATGATGCA ATCACGCAACGCCTATCTGATGTTCCACCTGATGAGAGAACTTTGTTCGTGACATTTTCTAATGGCTATCCACTGACCAAGGATGAACTACATGAATTTTTTATGAG TAGTGGAGGCCCCTGGTTAAGAGCTACGGCATCGACGCCACAGACCTACTCAGCTCTCGCTTCAGGGCTACATCGAACTCGCTATCACCAAGGGTGCAGGCTCTAG
- the LOC123188981 gene encoding uncharacterized protein isoform X1, with protein MLATPSMAPDPLNNASNSSYMLLRVLFFRLVLGLQVESSLSMEIISFWLWFQQGNGQVGYLRHIYSLGDNHFRAIVSSAKLLLEVLHFAFGGSEARSIPRSDFQNQAIEGISLYLNTICYEALEDLRERIEMNFVRNQMTYLRQEAYGQSRTDRVPAASLMTDLYQEAYGESSHEQIPNISMTDQYQEAYGESSHEQIPNISMTDLYQEAYGESSHEQIPNISMTDLYQEANGESSHEQIPNSSKHLLTKIKALYSNNPKHHGEGTSSRNIRVQTSQMCHGEGSSSRNIHPQTSRMFHHDTEDEVYDYQPTSHLVTLLDKLSLRENHNDAITQRLSDVPPDERTLFVTFSNGYPLTKDELHEFFMSSGGPWLRATASTPQTYSALASGLHRTRYHQGCRL; from the exons ATGCTTGCCACACCTTCCATGGCACCAGATCCACTGAATAATGCTTCAAATTCTTCCTATATGCTACTTCGAGTGTTGTTCTTTCGTTTGGTCCTTGGTCTTCAAGTTGAGTCTTCCCTTTCCATGGAGATAATTTCCTTTTGGTTGTGGTTCCAACAAGGGAATGGCCAAGTTGGTTACCTTCGGCACATATACTCTCTTGGTGACAACCATTTTCGCGCAATTGTTTCTTCTGCAAAACTTTTGCTGGAAGTTCTCCATTTTGCGTTCGGTGGTTCAGAGGCCAGATCTATACCAAGAAGTGACTTTCAGAACCAAGCTATTGAAGGAATTTCTCTCTACCTCAATACTATCTGTTATGAGGCCTTAGAAGATCTTCGAGAAAGGATAGAGATGAATTTTGTCCGTAATCAGATGACATACCTGCGCCAAGAAGCCTATGGACAGTCCAGGACTGATCGGGTTCCTGCTGCAAGCTTG ATGACGGATCTATACCAAGAGGCCTATGGAGAATCATCGCATGAACAAATTCCTAATATCTCA ATGACAGATCAATACCAAGAGGCCTATGGAGAATCATCGCATGAACAGATTCCTAATATCTCA ATGACAGATCTATACCAAGAGGCCTATGGAGAATCATCGCATGAACAGATTCCTAATATCTCA ATGACAGATCTATACCAAGAGGCCAATGGAGAATCATCGCATGAACAGATTCCTAATAGCTCG AAACACCTTCTTACCAAGATCAAGGCTTTGTATTCTAACAATCCGAAGCATCATGGAGAAGGCACAAGTTCTAGAAATATCCGTGTTCAAACAAGTCAAATGTGTCATGGAGAAGGCTCAAGTTCAAGAAATATCCATCCTCAAACGAGTCGTATGTTCCACCATGATACAGAGGACGAAGTATATGATTATCAGCCAACCTCCCATTTGGTCACATTGCTGGATAAGTTGAGCTTAAGAGAGAACCATAATGATGCA ATCACGCAACGCCTATCTGATGTTCCACCTGATGAGAGAACTTTGTTCGTGACATTTTCTAATGGCTATCCACTGACCAAGGATGAACTACATGAATTTTTTATGAG TAGTGGAGGCCCCTGGTTAAGAGCTACGGCATCGACGCCACAGACCTACTCAGCTCTCGCTTCAGGGCTACATCGAACTCGCTATCACCAAGGGTGCAGGCTCTAG